Part of the Denticeps clupeoides chromosome 3, fDenClu1.1, whole genome shotgun sequence genome, CCCCTCCTCCCTGTATGCACAGAATTACAGGGCTGGAATCCAGTTACTGATCTTTGATTAGGCAGATTCATTTCCAACTAATTACAAACCACTCATCAATGCCATTTGATGGGTCCCAGTGTCTGTTCACACCAAGCATCCAACCCATTTTGGTGGCCACAGAGAGAATAATGAAGATGACAAATGAAGCATTTCAGTAAACTAAATCGCAAATGCTATCTGGGAAGTGTGAAAAGGTTTTCTTAAAACATGGGTAACCCCAGCAGATACCAGTGACCAGAATGATGAGGGATCAGTAGGAGCAGGTTGCAGTAACGCATCCTTCCCATTCAGACTATTTCAATGTTAAACGGGAGCACTCTGTAAATGCTATCAAAGATTTCCCGTTTAAtatttctatcatttttttcaattcCTGTTGCTTGGTCGATCAAATGAAAATCTTAAAAGAGTGTGTGGTGGACATGGTAGATATGTTTAATGGCCATACCTTGAAATTGCAAGGTCAGTGACCAAAATACTTCATAAGTAGATTTACAGCGTAACATTTGCATGgcttttaaacatttacagcattcatcagacgctcttatccagagtcacttacaatcagtagttacagggacagtccccctagggacactcagggttaactgtcttgcttagggacacaatggtggtaaggtAGTAAGATTTGAAGGtagtgagatttgaacccgggtcttctggttcataagcgagtgtgttaccccactagtctactactactaggctactactactactactatccCGTCGATGTGCTTTAATGTGAGCTTTGATTAGTAGCCAGAGACAGCCTGTCCTTTATTCCTCCACCTCTGTGCTCTCTGATGCTTGTCCAGTTCCGGTCTCAACAAGGCCCGTGCTTGACAACGCTGTTTGATTTAACACAAAGGCTCCGCGCCTCCAATTACCCTGGTGTCAGAGAGGTTGCTTCTCTATTAAAATGCCATACAGCGTACAAAGGCAGGCATCATGTCAGGACACTGGCTGTCCCATaattaaaatagaaatataatatacattatatacatgTACAGTTTGGAAAACAAAGAATTACTAAATTCAAGGTCATACATATATTTTGATTATATTAAGGTCACGGGGACAACTCAGACTGCTTGGTGTGTGGTGCTATGATTCCAAAGTCTTTGTGGACCTCAGTGGTTAAGTGACCTGACCAATTGCAAGGCCACATACTTAAAGGGCAAATTGGTggctatttaaatatttacttgCCACTAGTAACCCTACACACCTCCCAACATGCAGTCTGCCCTTTAAAGAAGCAGGTTGAGATAGTGGCTGTTCAGCGAGACGGTGCCAACTGATGAACCACTGTGTGAAGATGGATGAATATAACAAATGAAACTGCAATAAAACTATAAATGCAGGATGCAATTAAACTACAAAAAGAATGAtttcaagaaataaaaaaagaaagatatgTACCTTAGAATTCATCTTCTTAATTGCACTGAAGAGGAAACTCTGTTAAATCCAGCTCGAGACACACAGTCCAGTCTGACTGCTCCCGCCTCACGTCTCGTAGCGGAGTGGACTGCTGCCCAGTGGAAATCAGTGTAAAACGAACGCTGAACTGGGACTGTCCTCATTACACCCATATCACCTGGATTTATGgctatcccacaatgcactggcCATAGTTGTGTTGGTGTCATAGTGTCCTCGTTTTcttcgctctctctcactctctctccctctctggccTCATTATGTTGTGCTTCAGGCAGGATAATACAGTAGACGGGTTTTCAAAATCATAGGCTTAATTATGAccattttctattttaattttgtgcaaagtATTAAATGCATGGGGTGCCAAtagttttggggtttttttgctgTTCAAAATCATTATTTCTTGAGGGTGAATGTGTTTTCCTCAGAAACAGTTCATTTGAATAAAagattggatttttttcttctcaaaacGTGCACCGATAATTATAAAGGGCTCTGCAACGGGTGCAAACGATTTATTTGACCTGAATTACAAAAGTTACAGCAAAGTGTACAGGGTgttaggagcctagtgggtaacacactcgcctatgaaccagaagacccaggttcaaatcacacttactaccattgtgtctctgagcaagacacttaaccctaaattgctccagggggactgtccctgtaactactgattgtaagtctggtaaatgccagaaatgtaaagtCAATGTCTTATTTGAAACTGACATTAATACCAAGACCACGACTAATACCCATTCTGTCTTATTCACTTTTCACTCTGGCAAGGAATAAGCGTTACTTGTTCCTTTACTTCAAGCCATATATAGGCTGTCCAGAATTATATGAAGTAATTGCTGTTTTGTACTAGTATGACTGAAATTAATTCATCTCTGGTGACCTGATAGATTGTCACCTCTTGATTGAACACATGGCCTCTAGTAAGACATTCCTCACCCGGACCATGTCtgccactcgcctatgaaccagaagacccaggttcaaatcccacttactaccattgtgtccctgagcaagacacttaaccctaagttgctccggggggggactgtccctgtaactactgattgtaagtcgctctggataaggacgtctggtaaatgctctaaatgtaagcATAAGCCTGGGCTGTAGTCAGGCAGTACAGTAGCGCCACCTACTGGTGAAATAAGTTGCAGAAAAACCCTGCTCTCCTGCCAGGCTcttttgaatacatttattagCTGGATCAGGCGAGTCGGATTAGAGCTCGAGCTGAACTAGGGAGGAAAGTAGATCTCCAGTCAGATGAGTTAATGTACAGGAAATGCAGGGAATTTTGGAACATGGAGGTTTTTCAGAGAGCATTCCAGTCGATGGGTTTCCTCCCCGACTTCCTAAGCAGCTCGTTGGTCTTGGAAAAGTGGTGGCATCCAAAGAAGCCGCGATCAGCCGAGTATGGAGATGGGTGTGAGGTCTGGAGGATATGATGACGCATCTGGAAGAAAATTCAGCAATTACATCCCctaattgaagtgaaagtgaagtgattgtcatcgtgacacactgcagcacagcacacggagatacaacgaaatgtgtcctctgcttttaagcatcacccttggtgagcagtgggcaccatgacaggcaccccggggagcagcgtgtggggacggtacgttgctcagtggcaccttggcggctcgggattactttactttactttactttactttatttagcagacgcttttatccaaagcgacttacaagaggaagacaccagcaattctcgttcgatctctatagaatattgagtttacaaactaagagccctgataaggcttagacttgtcagtgaagagcatgctcagagattgttaggtgctagactaagaaaaattataatgtattctgattacggggccgcttccttaacctctaggccaccactatccCCCATATGGAAGAGATATTTCACAGTTTTAACATTAACAGTAACTTGTGACTCCACAGACCAACCCTGTCTATGATGGAGCCTTTCTTCTGAGCGTAGGAACCCCACAGCAGGAAGACCAGACCCCTCAGGTTCCGGCTGAGCCACCAGACCACAGCATCAGTGAAGGTCTCCCAGCCACGCTCGGTGTGGGACATGGGCTTGTGCGCTCGAACGGTCAGCACAGCGTTGAGGAGCAGGACACCTGAAACATCACCAGTGACAACAGCAACAATTTCTTTGCAGTTGCAGTCAATCGGCATTCATTCAAACGCATCATACGGTACCCTGCTTCGCCCATCCCGAAAGATCCCCGTGGCCTGGGTGCTGGAAGCCTTTCATGTCTGTGGACAGTTCGGCATATATATTCTCTaggctgaaaaaaaatcatccacaaatatcatttattttttcatactGGCTCAAAGGTTTTGTGGTAAATTGTCTTTACTTGGTTCTTGGAGTGTTTCTGCTCTATATCCTACAAACTATGATGGTCTTATTTACAGGTTTTAAGACAACCCTATAAGATCTGGTCATACCTGGGAGGCGGGGCTGTAGGCTTTGGAACACTGAAGCACAACCCATGGGCCTGACCTGGGCCATGATAGGGGTCTTGGCCAAGCACAACAACCTTCACCTTAAGATAAAACAGCAAACATGCCAATAATTATTAAGAGCAAAGTtgcctttgttgttttttttttttttttaagtgaaagtgattagttgtcatatgtgacacagcacagcacccagtgcacacagtgaaatgtgtcctctgcatttaacctgtcCCCTGAgggagccatgaaaggtgcccagggagcagtgtgtgggacggtgctttgctcagtggcagctgaGTGGCACCATGGCTATTCAGGaatggaaccggcaaccttccaattacggttccgcttccttacccgctaggccaaccactgctgGGACACACCCATTTCTCTTATTATGATATGGAAATGCACTACGATGCATGATTGTCTGCATCACTCATGCTATACCATTGAGAAATATTTTGGCATGGTTACTGTCGTACTGCTACCGTTCTAAAGATTACTGTGGTACGGGTTACTCACATCCTCAATGGCACACATGTGAGTCCATGAGAAGACGTGTTCAGGGCTCGGGTAGACTGTGAAATGCTTTCTCTCATCAGCAATGAAAGCGGCCAGCtaaaggcaaataaaaaaatatatatgtgtgtgtgtgtttatgtttcaCTACCTGTATATGCAGGAAATTTGGGGGATTTAGTCCTTTTTATAATACCTCGGTAAAATAGCCTTTTGTGAACTCTGCCCCAATTTTTTCCCTCCAGCTCTCCCCGATGGGCACTTCCACATTTCGAGCAGCTAGTCGCTGGAGAGCTGCTCGCCGGTTCTCCTCGATACGGGCGAGCTGAGCCGGGCTTAACTGTGATGAAGGCACAAAAATGGACACACCCAACAACAAACTGTGCGAGGTACTTTTAAGCAACTACAGGACATGAAGAGCAACCAAATAAAGCTGCTCAGTATGTATTTAAACGACTTACCATGGGTGCCGGGGATGGCTAAAGTTCTCAGATTTCTCggtttcttcttctgttcttcCTGAATGTGTTTAGTCAGAACACAAAAAACCTGTAGACTGTTGTGTCATTTCACACGCTGATGGTTTTATGCAAATACATACGGCACTTGTGCATCTGTGATGGGGGCGTGTCGGAAAATGAGATTCAAAAGTAGAAATGAAACTGTTAGTGGGTACGTTAGTGCACATTATTGACAGTTCTTTGTGTCGGGGTATGAGGTGAACTTTTCCATTTGGtattcatggattttttttaccaactgtacttttcacatttcatttcgATTAGAACAAACATCCACCATCTTGTGAGTGAACATGACTGGCCAACCCAAGTCAGAACTGCAACAATCACATGACAAATTCTCTTAGCAACACTTGGGCTGAACTTCCTCTGCGAAGGaatgacagacaggaagagaccaggaggggtgtggtctaatctCAACCAATGGGACTGGAGGATAGGTTGACTGACGAATGAGCTTCCCAAACGCTGTAGGTTGAGTTTATAAGCCACTCTATATGTGGTTTTATGAACTGTTTTATGAACTGATGGAGGACAGGGTTGGTGAGCTGCAGGTGAGGGGGTGGGGACGCTGAACAAGGTAACAGGGAAAAGAGCGAGTTAGCAGAGCAAGAAGACAGCAGTCAGCCATTGCCCAAGAAACAGAAACTACTCTTACCCAAACAGCAAAAGCTGCTTTTCTTTCTAATGGAAATTCAGgagaaagcatttttaaaagcatttgcaTATGGAACATTGACCTGTTTCTAAAACTtgtcagtttcctgttcatgcATTAAGCCTGGTAATACagactaaaagagaacttcaaTAAAGTTCTCCATTCAGAAGCACAACTAGTCTAGGACTAGGTTTAATCCATGAAAGGGAAACCAAGGACATTTTGTAACAAGGCCTGCAAAGTTAACATCACCTCTCAGGTGCAAATATAAATCTCTTTACTTCTGAATTGATCTTTAATAGACTGTAGATTTTTTGATTTGCTTGCTGAGACCTCTGCATGTCTGACAatcagctgttttgtcattgtggcgGGGTTTGAGCTCCGGTACGTTCACTTCTACTATTGTGAGCGCTTCCTGACTCCAACCCTCATCAGGTTacaggtaggtgtgtgtgtgtgcagaacacTTGGCTCCGCCTTCTCCCCACTCTCTGTCCCCGGTAGACAATGGAAACGACTTTTGTTTTGCTGAAATGTAAGACCTCCTACTTAGCAGGTCTAACCTGCCCTCGCGGTCGCCTCGGAGCTCTCCGCTGACGTTCAGGGCTGTTCGGAAATGAGTGACTGGGGAAGACACACGAATGTAGGCTACAAGAAATGGAAGGACACACCAGTGAGGTATGATGAATTTCTTGATGAGTCGGACTGTTAAAGCGTTTATTTATTGCTGTTCGATGCGCGACTGTGCAGAGTTACACATACAGCGCGTGACGCTGGTTGTTCTAAGAGGAACAGTTTGCCTAACCAGAGTCTGTTCTGGGCCTGTGCTGTGGCTGCAGTGCAGTGACACACCGGACAGGAAGAGACAGGTTGTCCTCGGTGTCTGAAGGACGGTGTGAGGACGATGAGATCTACGTCCACAGCGTACCGACGGTCCTGGCCCAGGTGGAAGTGGAAGATGGTTGCCAGGCTGTGACACCGGGGTGTGGCCGTCCTTCTGTTGGTATACAGGCTTAACTCAATAAGTCcactaaataaaaagaaaccctGTATTGTGAGGTTCTTGTACATACAGATGAACACAAAAACTGTGTTATATCAGTATCAGATATTATTTTCATTCAATGTATTAAACAGGCGAGGATGTGCTTATTCATCATTTTAACAGGTTTTTACTCTTACAGACACATTCACAGTAGAGGATGCAGTGGAGGTCATCGGCTTCGGGAAGTTCCAATGGAAGCTGTCTATGGTCACTGGGATGTCATGGGTAAGATTTTGTATACAGTACTATTTAAAAATAGTAAACCATTTTTAAGAATTTAGATGGTATATAAGTATATAGAAGGagccttttttttacatagcaATGGAATTTCAGCCATGTAACA contains:
- the ungb gene encoding uracil-DNA glycosylase, which translates into the protein MLSPAQLARIEENRRAALQRLAARNVEVPIGESWREKIGAEFTKGYFTELAAFIADERKHFTVYPSPEHVFSWTHMCAIEDVKVVVLGQDPYHGPGQAHGLCFSVPKPTAPPPSLENIYAELSTDMKGFQHPGHGDLSGWAKQGVLLLNAVLTVRAHKPMSHTERGWETFTDAVVWWLSRNLRGLVFLLWGSYAQKKGSIIDRMRHHILQTSHPSPYSADRGFFGCHHFSKTNELLRKSGRKPIDWNAL